In Fusarium oxysporum f. sp. lycopersici 4287 chromosome 12, whole genome shotgun sequence, one DNA window encodes the following:
- a CDS encoding beta-glucosidase: MPSLPKDFQLGFATASYQIEGAVAEDGRGPSIWDVFCHLEPTRTKGANGDVACDHYHRLEEDLDLLKRYGSDMYRFSISWSRVIPLGGRDDAINEAGIAFYNRVIDGCLKRGITPWVTLYHWDLPQALHERYGGWLDVEESQKDFERYARLCYERFGDRVKHWITLNEPWIVSIFGYATGGNAPGRSSINPQSTEGDTSTEPWIVGKALIMSHARAVAAYNQDFRPSQKGQIGISLNGDYYEPWDSSDPRDSEAAERRMQFHIGWFANPIFLGQDYPKCMRDQLKDRLPHFTSDDLKLLRSAESDFYGMNYYTSQFARHKSSPAPDTDYIGNLDELQTNKAGEPVGLESGLHWLRSCPDLFRKHLTRVYRLYGKPIIITENGCPCPGEDKMTREESVQDEYRIKYFEDHLDAIGRSVGEDGSVVEGYFAWSLMDNLEWSDGYGPRFGVTFTDYKTLERTPKKSALVLRQLVDHRKGSQLKL, from the exons ATGCCTTCTCTTCCAAAGGATTTCCAACTTGGCTTCGCGACGGCATCGTACCAGATTGAAGGTGCCGTCGCAGAAGATGGTCGCGGTCCTTCAATCTGGGATGTCTTCTGCCATCTTGAACCGACACGAACAAAAGGTGCAAATGGCGATGTTGCCTGCGATCATTATCACCggcttgaagaagacctTGATCTTTTAAAGAGATATGGATCTGATATGTATCGCTTCTCGATTTCGTGGTCTCGTGTTATTCCTCTCGGTGGACGAGATGATGCTATTAATGAAGCTGGTATTGCTTTCTATAATAGGGTTATTGACGGGTGTCTGAAGAGAGGTATCACGCCATGGGTCACGCTTTATCATTGGGACTTACCGCAGGCATTGCATGAGAGGTATGGTGGATGGTTGGATGTTGAAGAGTCTCAAAAGGATTTCGAGAGATATGCGAGGCTTTGTTACGAGAGGTTTGGTGATCGGGTGAAGCATTGGATTACACTCAATGAGCCTTGGATCGTCTCGATATTC GGCTATGCGACTGGAGGAAATGCTCCAGGGCGAAGCAGTATCAATCCTCAGTCGACAGAAGGTGACACCTCAACGGAACCATGGATCGTTGGCAAGGCTCTCATCATGAGCCACGCTCGTGCTGTCGCAGCCTACAACCAAGACTTCCGTCCATCACAGAAAGGCCAAATAGGAATCTCATTGAATGGAGATTACTACGAGCCATGGGATAGTAGCGACCCGCGAGACAGTGAAGCTGCTGAGAGACGGATGCAGTTCCATATCGGTTGGTTTGCCAACCCCATCTT CTTGGGACAAGATTACCCAAAGTGCATGCGCGATCAGCTCAAAGACCGCCTCCCACATTTCACATCCGATGATCTCAAACTTCTTCGCTCAGCAGAAAGTGACTTTTACGGCATGAACTACTATACCTCCCAATTCGCACGCCACAAGTCCTCTCCAGCACCGGACACAGATTACATCGGCAACCTCGACGAACTCCAAACCAACAAGGCCGGCGAACCTGTCGGTTTAGAAAGTGGTCTGCACTGGCTCCGATCTTGCCCAGACCTCTTCCGTAAACATCTCACGCGGGTATATCGTCTTTACGGTAAACCTATCATCATCACAGAGAACGGATGTCCTTGCCCTGGGGAGGATAAGATGACGCGCGAGGAATCTGTGCAGGATGAGTATAGGATCAAGTATTTTGAAGATCATCTTGACGCGATTGGAAGGTCGGTTGGTGAAGATGGATCTGTTGTTGAGGGGTATTTTGCGTGGTCGTTGATGGACAATCTTGAGTGGTCTGATGGCTATGGGCCAAGGTTTGGAGTGACTTTTACAGATTACAAGACTTTGGAGCGGACGCCGAAGAAATcggcgttggtgttgaggcagCTCGTTGATCATCGGAAGGGAAGTCAGTTGAAGCTGTAG
- a CDS encoding aconitate hydratase 1 — MALTVTRLSLRRVCAARQRPLAQARRCLATHSSHVALSPLEPYNALDYTSGLESLRRVQGANKRPLTLSEKLLYSHLIHDNDDWVLDQIERGKTILRLRPDRVACHDATATMALLQFISAGLPRVQVPTSVHSDHLIVAEYGAKKDLERAAGDHREVYAFLSSAAKKYGIGYWKPGAGIIHTTIFENYAFPGGLFIGTDSHTPNAGGMGVLGIGVGGSDAVDAMAGMPWELVCPKVLGVRLTGSLSGWASSKDIICKLAGILTVSGGKGKVIEFFGPGAETLGATAMATVCNMSAEVGSTSCIFPYSQAMARYLAATKREDIARYADGFTETLLTADRGSEDYYDQVIEIDLSTLEPHINGPFTPDLSHPLSQFKTRVQESSWPSRISHSMVGSCTNSSYEDLEKVYDLVQQAKKAGIDRPRTPFMVSPGSEQIRATAEESGILPSLREAGAVVLSNSCGPCVGQWDRKDVDVAGAEDNSVISSFNRNFTGRHDGNPATHSFVTSPEIATAFAYAGDLSFNPMHDTIPIDESGSSKHFRFTPPVANELPESFIAGSDLFQPPVLEDTSDYKVAIDEGSDRLELLTPFEPWKPGQAENMEVLIKVSGKCTTDHISPAGPWYNYRGHLSNISHNMLLGATNGFLPDASSLSMTGKTRDPTDGTIKFVHKAARTMKDAGIRWCIIGDNNYGEGSSREHAALEPRFLGGVAVIAKSFARIHETNLKKQGMFPLTFADPADYDRIQEGDVISLLDVDGDALQPEKQVTMKVVNTDGTEWMAQLNHSYHTHQLSWLRAGSALNHVKKTILGSAA; from the exons ATGGCGCTCACAGTAACACGACTTAGCCTGCGACGGGTTTGCGCCGCCCGACAACGGCCATTGGCACAAGCGCGACGATGCTTAGCGACGCATTCATCTCATGTCGCATTGAGTCCTCTTGAGCCA TACAATGCTCTTGATTATACCTCGGGACTCGAATCTCTCCGCCGCGTCCAAGGCGCTAATAAACGACCCTTGACCCTCTCCGAAAAGCTCCTCTACAGCCACTTAATCCACGACAACGATGATTGGGTCCTCGACCAAATAGAGCGAGGAAAGACAATCCTCCGCCTACGACCCGACCGCGTTGCTTGCCACGATGCGACAGCGACAatggctcttcttcaattcaTCAGCGCTGGTCTGCCCAGAGTCCAAGTACCCACATCCGTGCACAGTGATCATCTCATCGTGGCAGAGTACGGAGCGAAGAAAGACCTTGAGCGCGCTGCGGGTGATCATCGCGAAGTTTATGCATTTTTGAGCAGTGCCGCAAAGAAATATGGTATTGGGTATTGGAAACCTGGTGCGGGTATTATACACACTACTATCTTTGAGAACTACGCTTTCCCTGGTGGTTTGTTCATTGGTACAGACTCACATACTCCCAACGCTGGCGGAATGGGTGTTCTTGGTATTGGAGTTGGCGGCTCCGATGCTGTCGATGCGATGGCCGGAATGCCATGGGAGCTTGTCTGTCCGAAGGTCTTGGGCGTTCGGCTTACAGGAAGCTTGTCGGGATGGGCCTCTTCCAAGGACATCATCTGCAAGCTTGCTGGCATTCTTACTGTCTCTGGTGGAAAGGGCAAGGTCATCGAGTTCTTCGGTCCGGGTGCTGAGACATTGGGCGCCACAGCCATGGCGACTGTTTGCAACATGTCTGCTGAGGTTGGATCAACATCATGCATCTTCCCTTACTCACAAGCCATGGCACGATATCTTGCAGCGACTAAGCGAGAAGATATCGCACGCTATGCTGACGGTTTCACTGAGACATTGCTTACTGCCGACCGTGGCAGTGAGGACTACTACGACCAGGTCATTGAGATTGATCTCTCAACGCTTGAACCTCACATCAACGGCCCCTTCACCCCCGACCTCTCACATCCCTTGTCCCAGTTCAAGACACGAGTTCAGGAGAGTTCCTGGCCCTCTAGGATCAGCCATAGCATGGTTGGCAGCTGCACGAACAGCTCATACGAGGATCTCGAGAAGGTCTACGACTTGGTTCaacaggccaagaaggcagGCATCGACCGGCCCAGAACACCGTTTATGGTAAGCCCTGGCAGCGAACAGATTCGTGCAACTGCAGAGGAGAGCGGTATCCTACCTAGTCTAAGGGAGGCTGGAGCTGTTGTTCTCAGCAACTCTTGCGGACCCTGCGTTGGGCAGTGGGACAGGAAGGACGTGGATGTTGCTGGAGCAGAGGACAACTCGGTCATTTCCAGCTTCAATCGCAACTTCACTGGTCGCCATGACGGAAACCCCGCGACACATTCCTTTGTCACATCTCCGGAGATCGCCACTGCTTTCGCTTATGCCGGCGATTTATCCTTCAATCCCATGCACGACACCATTCCCATTGACGAGTCCGGCAGCTCCAAACACTTCCGATTCACACCACCTGTAGCCAACGAGCTTCCAGAAAGCTTCATCGCTGGCAGCGATCTGTTCCAGCCACCTGTTTTAGAAGATACCTCAGATTACAAAGTTGCCATCGATGAAGGCAGCGATCGCCTGGAACTTCTGACGCCTTTTGAGCCCTGGAAGCCAGGCCAAGCAGAAAACATGGAAGTCCTTATCAAGGTCTCAGGAAAGTGCACCACCGACCACATTTCTCCCGCGGGGCCATGGTATAACTATCGCGGTCATCTGTCCAACATCAGTCATAACATGCTCCTCGGCGCAACGAATGGATTCCTCCCTGATGCCAGTTCACTAAGCATGACTGGCAAGACACGAGATCCTACGGACGGTACCATCAAGTTCGTTCACAAGGCAGCGAGGACAATGAAGGACGCTGGTATTAGATGGTGTATCATTGGTGACAACAACTACGGCGAAGGTAGTTCTCGGGAGCATGCTGCGCTAGAGCCCAGGTTCTTGGGCGGTGTGGCAGTCATCGCAAAGAGCTTTGCTCGAATCCATGAGACGAACTTGAAGAAGCAGGGGATGTTTCCGTTGACGTTTGCAGACCCAGCAGACTATGACAGGATACAGGAGGGTGATGTAATAAGTTTACTGGacgttgatggtgatgcgCTTCAGCCGGAGAAGCAAGTTACGATGAAGGTGGTGAATACGGATGGGACTGAGTGGATGGCGCAGCTGAATCACTCATATCATACCCACCAGCTTTCCTGGTTACGTGCCGGAAGTGCTCTAAATCACGTCAAGAAGACGATCTTAGGCAGCGCGGCTTGA